AGCAGCACGAAATCGCCATATCGAGAGACGACATAGTCGACCACCGCGGCGTCGCTGTCCCCCGCCGCCAGCCGTTCGCGCACCAACACGCGCAGGTCGCGCGCCAACTCCGCGTCCGAATCGTCGATCGACTGATTCTGGCAAACGAGGCAGCGCAGGCCTTTGGAGACCTCCCGCGCCCGCGCCTCCAACGCCGGATCGCTCAGCATCTCATCCGGCTCGACCGCGTGCGCGTGCGGCGCCGTGAATGCAAGCGCCGCCGCCAGCACCCACCACAAGGTCATTCGCCGCGCAGGCGTTGAACGATGGGCCAAAGAGTTTCTTTCCAAGCTTGCGGGGTGACAGGTCCGATGTGCTTGTAGCGGATGACGCCGTCGGCATCGACGATGAACGTCTCCGGCGCGCCGGTGACGCCGAACGCGATGGCGGCTCTGCTCTCGGGATCGGCGCCCACCAAGGTATAGGGATCGCCCAGTCGCGCCAGCCAAGCCGGGCCGGCTTGCGGATCCTTCTCCCGCCAGTCTATGCCGTATATGGGGATATCCCCGGCGCTCTGCAGCCCCATCAGGAACGGGTGCTCGATACGACAGGCGGCGCACCACGAGCCGAAGATGTTGACCAGGGAGACCTGCCCCTTCAAGTCGTCGCTGCCGAGGCCGCGCGCCCGGCCCTCGATGGGCGGCAGCGAGAACTCGGGCACCGGCTGGTTCAACAGCACCGACGGGAGGACTTGCGGATCGCCACGGAGACCGACCCAGAAGTACCCGGCCAGCACCAGGAACACGACGAGCGGGACGAGGTATAGAAGACGCTTCAACATGGTGCCGAGTTTAGCGCAAACCCGAGAGTCCCTCATGCAAAACCATACGCGCCGGCCGGAGGCGCAGGACCCTGCGGCGCGGACGCCGGGCTAC
This Rhodospirillales bacterium DNA region includes the following protein-coding sequences:
- a CDS encoding cytochrome c-type biogenesis protein CcmH, with amino-acid sequence MTLWWVLAAALAFTAPHAHAVEPDEMLSDPALEARAREVSKGLRCLVCQNQSIDDSDAELARDLRVLVRERLAAGDSDAAVVDYVVSRYGDFVLLKPPLNWGTIALWAAPAALFATALFAAFLYYRRQRDVPAVVPPPLSAAEQRRLDAALRDRPQ
- a CDS encoding DsbE family thiol:disulfide interchange protein — encoded protein: MKRLLYLVPLVVFLVLAGYFWVGLRGDPQVLPSVLLNQPVPEFSLPPIEGRARGLGSDDLKGQVSLVNIFGSWCAACRIEHPFLMGLQSAGDIPIYGIDWREKDPQAGPAWLARLGDPYTLVGADPESRAAIAFGVTGAPETFIVDADGVIRYKHIGPVTPQAWKETLWPIVQRLRGE